Proteins found in one Streptomyces sp. NBC_00461 genomic segment:
- a CDS encoding FAD-dependent oxidoreductase yields the protein MTTHHPIAIVGAGLGGLTLARVLHVHGVETAVYDLDASPAARTQGGMLDIHEGSGQVALRAAGLYEKFRALVHKGGEAMRILDKDAVVRMDEADGGDGGRPEIDRGDLRDLLLGSLPEGTVRWGARVTGARPLGGGRHQVALADGSVFTTDLLVGADGAWSRIRPLVSDAEPAYTGVSFVEADLRDADVHHPVGAEVVGGGSLFALGAGRGFLAHRETHGSLHVYAAVEAPEEWLDGIDLTDAEAAKAYVLDHFTGWDKSLRALVADADGPLIPRRIHALPVGHHWQRVPGVTLLGDAAHLMSPFAGEGANLALLDGAELGLALTAHPGDTEAALAAYEDKMFPRSERSADESARNGVLLFRADAPQGLVDAFAAWR from the coding sequence ATGACCACCCACCACCCCATAGCCATCGTGGGCGCCGGTCTCGGCGGCCTCACCCTGGCCCGGGTTCTGCACGTGCACGGCGTCGAAACGGCCGTCTACGACCTGGACGCCTCCCCCGCCGCCCGCACCCAGGGCGGCATGCTCGACATCCACGAGGGCTCCGGCCAGGTGGCGCTGCGCGCCGCGGGGCTGTACGAGAAGTTCCGGGCGCTCGTCCACAAGGGCGGCGAGGCCATGCGGATCCTCGACAAGGACGCCGTGGTGCGCATGGACGAGGCGGACGGCGGAGACGGCGGACGCCCCGAGATCGATCGCGGCGACCTGCGCGATCTTCTGCTCGGTTCGCTCCCCGAAGGCACCGTTCGCTGGGGCGCGCGGGTCACCGGAGCGCGTCCGCTGGGCGGCGGCCGGCACCAGGTGGCCCTCGCGGACGGCAGCGTCTTCACCACCGACCTCCTGGTGGGCGCCGACGGCGCCTGGTCGCGGATCCGGCCGCTGGTCTCGGACGCCGAGCCCGCCTACACCGGGGTGTCGTTCGTCGAGGCGGACCTGAGGGACGCCGATGTGCACCATCCCGTCGGCGCCGAGGTCGTCGGCGGCGGGTCGCTCTTCGCGCTCGGCGCGGGCCGGGGTTTCCTCGCCCACCGCGAGACCCACGGCAGCCTGCACGTCTACGCGGCCGTGGAGGCACCCGAGGAGTGGCTGGACGGCATCGACCTCACCGACGCCGAGGCGGCCAAGGCGTATGTGCTCGACCACTTCACGGGCTGGGACAAGAGCCTGCGGGCACTGGTCGCCGACGCCGACGGCCCGTTGATCCCGCGGCGCATCCACGCGCTGCCCGTCGGCCACCACTGGCAGCGCGTCCCGGGCGTGACCCTGCTCGGGGACGCCGCGCATCTGATGTCGCCGTTCGCCGGCGAGGGGGCGAATCTGGCGCTGCTCGACGGGGCGGAACTGGGCCTGGCCCTGACGGCGCACCCGGGCGACACCGAGGCCGCACTGGCCGCCTACGAGGACAAGATGTTCCCCCGCAGCGAGCGCTCCGCCGACGAGTCGGCCCGCAACGGAGTCCTGCTGTTCCGCGCCGACGCACCGCAGGGGCTCGTGGACGCGTTCGCCGCCTGGCGCTGA
- a CDS encoding TetR/AcrR family transcriptional regulator, which translates to MTDRTDTPRSRRERPAKPALTREGIVAAAVAIMRAEGLAKVTMRRLARELDTGPASLYVYVRNTAELHAAVLDELLGTVGPAPAEGTWRERLERMLTAYTATLFEHPSLARSALTARPSGPHYLNLIEALLALLDEGGVPPAQAAWGVDLLLLHATATAAEHAQEASEEEWDALRSALHGISDRTHPHIAALGGELLSGAPESRLSWGLRAVIAGIERTAVPD; encoded by the coding sequence ATGACAGACCGCACCGACACACCCCGAAGCCGCCGCGAGCGCCCGGCCAAACCCGCCCTGACCAGGGAAGGCATCGTGGCCGCGGCCGTCGCGATCATGCGCGCCGAGGGTCTGGCGAAGGTGACCATGCGGCGCCTGGCGCGGGAGCTGGACACCGGTCCGGCCTCGCTGTACGTCTACGTCCGCAACACCGCGGAGCTGCACGCGGCCGTCCTGGACGAGTTGCTGGGGACGGTTGGTCCGGCCCCGGCCGAGGGCACGTGGCGGGAACGGCTGGAGCGGATGCTCACCGCGTACACCGCGACGCTCTTCGAGCACCCGAGTCTGGCCCGCTCCGCGCTCACGGCCCGGCCGAGCGGCCCCCACTACCTGAATCTGATCGAGGCGCTGCTGGCCCTGCTGGACGAGGGCGGCGTGCCTCCCGCACAGGCGGCGTGGGGCGTGGACCTGCTGCTGCTGCACGCCACCGCGACGGCCGCGGAGCACGCGCAGGAGGCCTCGGAGGAGGAGTGGGACGCCCTGCGCAGCGCCCTGCACGGCATCTCGGACCGAACCCATCCGCACATCGCCGCACTGGGCGGCGAGCTGTTGTCCGGTGCGCCCGAGTCCCGCCTGTCATGGGGCCTGCGAGCGGTGATCGCGGGCATCGAGCGGACCGCCGTACCCGACTGA
- a CDS encoding LacI family DNA-binding transcriptional regulator, with the protein MPYVMVQIPKTPAPTSSTQRSVPTSADVARLAGVSRATVSYVLNNTSAVRISEPTRRRVHEAAKELGYVPHAAARSLRAGHSRMVLMPAPDFPIGPLYSQFISELQWALGRLDYTVVQYGSVGVHGDEAARAWAELRPVAVLVPGAGLGPQGVTVLKRSGARAVLTLGSGSVEGAHALVMDQEAVGHCAGSHLFDRGRRRIGVVVPEAGGLESFSLPRLEGVRRSLHGTGATVTELPLAYEEEAAARLAARWRDLGLDAVFAYNDEYAMLVMRALQDEGVRIPQDVAVIGADDLMLGRLLRPRLSTVHIELPSGRDLAELVDRAVRNPAAAPESHKVLGATVVHRESS; encoded by the coding sequence ATGCCGTACGTCATGGTGCAGATACCGAAAACGCCCGCGCCCACCTCGTCCACGCAGCGCTCCGTGCCCACGAGCGCCGATGTGGCCCGCCTGGCCGGCGTCTCGCGCGCGACCGTCTCCTACGTCCTCAACAACACCAGTGCCGTACGGATCAGCGAGCCCACGCGCCGCCGGGTCCACGAGGCCGCGAAGGAACTCGGGTACGTGCCGCACGCGGCCGCCCGCAGTCTGCGCGCCGGGCACAGCCGTATGGTCCTGATGCCCGCCCCGGACTTCCCGATCGGCCCTCTCTACAGCCAGTTCATCAGCGAGCTGCAGTGGGCGCTGGGCCGTCTCGACTACACGGTCGTGCAGTACGGCTCGGTCGGCGTGCACGGCGACGAGGCCGCCCGTGCCTGGGCCGAACTGCGGCCCGTCGCCGTCCTGGTGCCCGGCGCGGGCCTCGGCCCGCAGGGCGTGACGGTCCTCAAGCGCTCCGGCGCCCGGGCCGTCCTCACCCTCGGCTCCGGGTCGGTCGAGGGTGCCCACGCACTGGTCATGGACCAGGAAGCCGTCGGCCACTGCGCCGGCAGCCACCTCTTCGACCGCGGCCGGCGCCGCATCGGCGTCGTCGTGCCGGAGGCGGGCGGCCTGGAGTCCTTCAGTCTGCCCCGCCTCGAAGGCGTGCGCAGATCGCTGCACGGCACCGGCGCCACCGTCACCGAACTGCCCCTCGCCTACGAGGAGGAAGCGGCCGCGCGCCTCGCCGCCCGCTGGCGCGACCTCGGCCTCGACGCCGTGTTCGCGTACAACGACGAATACGCGATGCTGGTGATGCGGGCGCTGCAGGACGAGGGCGTACGCATCCCGCAGGACGTGGCCGTGATCGGAGCCGACGACCTCATGCTCGGCCGGCTGCTGCGGCCCCGCCTGAGCACCGTCCACATCGAGCTGCCGTCCGGCCGTGACCTGGCCGAACTGGTCGACCGCGCGGTCCGCAACCCCGCCGCCGCGCCCGAGTCCCACAAGGTGCTGGGAGCCACGGTGGTCCACCGCGAGTCCAGCTGA
- a CDS encoding TetR/AcrR family transcriptional regulator: MLYAVFMSAVLPPFPRPEEPVGEPELLQLGSAEDEPCLRADAARNRAKLLDAAARLIAEHGVAGVTMEAVAAAAQVGKGTVFRRFGDRTGLLMALLDHSSRTLQADFLAGPPPLGPGAPPVDRLRAFGVALLYRSAEQLDLQLAAQPEPTRRFDHPSMRALTMHVTMLLRQIVPKADCDLLAQTFMGYLDPALIHHLTRQRGMSLERLEAGWTDLVAQVTGTEPPR; the protein is encoded by the coding sequence ATGCTTTACGCTGTCTTCATGTCCGCCGTCCTACCGCCCTTTCCGAGGCCCGAAGAGCCCGTCGGCGAGCCCGAATTGCTGCAGCTCGGCTCGGCCGAGGACGAGCCGTGCCTGCGTGCCGACGCCGCCCGGAACCGCGCGAAGCTGCTGGACGCGGCCGCACGGCTGATCGCGGAGCACGGGGTGGCGGGGGTCACCATGGAGGCGGTGGCCGCCGCCGCGCAGGTGGGCAAGGGGACCGTCTTCCGGCGCTTCGGCGACCGCACCGGCCTGCTGATGGCGCTGCTCGACCATTCGTCGAGGACGCTGCAGGCCGACTTCCTCGCCGGTCCACCGCCGCTGGGCCCCGGCGCGCCGCCGGTCGACCGGCTGCGGGCGTTCGGTGTGGCACTGCTCTACCGCTCGGCCGAGCAGCTGGACCTGCAGCTGGCCGCCCAGCCGGAGCCGACCCGCCGGTTCGACCACCCGTCGATGCGGGCGCTCACCATGCACGTCACGATGCTGCTGCGGCAGATCGTGCCGAAAGCCGACTGCGACCTGCTCGCCCAGACGTTCATGGGCTATCTCGATCCCGCCCTGATCCACCACCTGACCAGGCAGCGCGGGATGTCGCTGGAGCGGCTGGAGGCAGGCTGGACCGATCTGGTCGCCCAGGTCACCGGCACGGAGCCGCCCCGCTGA